From Eptesicus fuscus isolate TK198812 chromosome 13, DD_ASM_mEF_20220401, whole genome shotgun sequence, the proteins below share one genomic window:
- the CCDC153 gene encoding coiled-coil domain-containing protein 153: MPPETKRERVKAGAQAKNTRAGPGVEAEPAGRLAALERELLRDLLALRRGEARRAKASEDRLRQRLQGLEAELEEARREGKAVHAEMSRQCQALREEAETRGGQQEEEARGLRERLEMRRAETAAARAAAEQALRERDQTRAQLQTHVSDMEAKCEEILHGSLDQLLAKLRALEPPWDGVGLRLHARHREQLWQLGLNPLALWGRGKQCPGSREPSKTAP; the protein is encoded by the exons ATGCCACCTGAGACCAAAAGAGAAAGGGTGAAAGCTGGAGCGCAGGCGAAGAACACGCGCGCAGGCCCTG GTGTGGAGGCGGAACCGGCTGGCAGGCTGGCGGCGCTGGAGAGGGAGCTGCTCCGAGACCTCCTCG CTCTGCGGAGGGGTGAGGCCCGCCGAGCCAAGGCTTCGGAAGAccggctgaggcagaggctgcaaGGGCTGGAGGCTGAACTGGAGGAGGCCCGAAGGGAAGGGAAGGCCGTCCATGCAG AGATGAGTCGCCAGTGCCAGGCCCTCCGGGAGGAAGCGGAGACCCGCGgcgggcagcaggaggaggaagccagaggCCTGCGGGAGCGGCTCG AGATGCGCCGGGCAGAGACTGCAGCTGCGCGGGCAGCGGCCGAGCAGGCCCTCAGGGAGCGGGACCAGACTCGGGCTCAGCTCCAGACCCACGTGTCAGACATGGAGGCCAAGTGTGAGGAAATCTTACAT GGCAGCCTGGACCAGCTCCTGGCTAAGCTGAGAGCCCTGGAGCCTCCGTGGGATGGCGTGGGGCTGAGACTCCACGCCAGGCACCGGGAGCAGCTCTGGCAGCTCGGACTCAACCCCCTGGCCCTGTGGGGCCGTGGCAAACAGTGTCCGGGTTCTCGGGAGCCCAGCAAGACAGCGCCTTGA
- the NHERF4 gene encoding Na(+)/H(+) exchange regulatory cofactor NHE-RF4 encodes MRLAPPPFRPAGLQEAAPVTLKFEFNPKLGIDNPVLSLAEDHGPSDVWLCPERPRFCLLSQEEGGSFGFHLRQELGGAGHVVCRVEPGTAAQRQGLREGDRILAVNRHAVEREALEVVARRIRASGPRVLLAVVAGQAHDAARARQGDGALLCPTLGPGVRPRLCHIVRDEGGFGFSVTHEHQGSFWLVLSPGGAAERAGVPPGARLLEVNGLSVEQLTHSQLSRRLWQSGEQVTLLVAGPEVEEQCRQLGVPLAAPLAEGWALPSGPRCLHLEKGPQGFGFLLREEKGLGGRLGQFLREVDPGLPADKAGMQAGDRLVAVAGESVEGLGHEETVSRIRAQGSRVALTVVDPEADRFFRMVRLSPLLFLESAEAPASPQSTRPAPGAEPEGPPGEDTALPPAPRGSRQCCLYPGPGGGYGFRLSYVASGPRLSIAQVTPGGAAARAGLQPGDEILEVNGRPVAGEHGVARLHQLAEAEPPLCLKLGARSPRGWSGL; translated from the exons ATGCGCCTCGCCCCTCCCCCTTTCCGCCCAGCAGGTCTCCAGGAGGCGGCTCCCGTCACCCT GAAGTTTGAGTTTAACCCAAAGCTGGGCATTGATAATCCTGTCCTGTCCCTGGCGGAAGACCATGGCCCCTCTG ACGTCTGGCTGTGCCCGGAGCGGCCCCGCTTCTGTCTGCTGAGCCAGGAGGAGGGCGGGAGCTTCGGCTTCCACCTCCGGCAGGAGCTGGGCGGGGCCGGCCACGTGGTGTGCAGGGTGGAGCCCGGCACCGCCGCCCAGCGGCAGGGTCTGCGGGAAGGAGACCGGATCCTGGCCGTGAACCGCCACGCGGTGGAGCGTGAAGCCTTGGAGGTG GTGGCGCGCCGCATCCGGGCCAGCGGCCCTCGGGTGCTGCTGGCGGTGGTGGCGGGGCAGGCGCACGACGCGGCCCGAGCCCGGCAGGGCGACGGCGCCCTTCTCTGCCCCACGCTCGGCCCCGGGGTCCGGCCCCGGCTGTGCCACATCGTGAGAGACGAGGGTGGCTTTGGCTTCAGTGTCACCCACG AACACCAAGGTTCTTTCTGGTTGGTGCTGAGTCCCGGAGGGGCCGCTGAGCGGGCAGGGGTGCCCCCGGGGGCCCGGCTGTTGGAGGTGAACGGGCTCAGCGTGGAGCAGCTCACTCACAGCCAGCTCAGCAGGCGG CTTTGGCAGAGTGGCGAGCAGGTGACGCTGCTGGTGGCAGGGCCGGAGGTGGAGGAGCAGTGTCGCCAGCTGGGAGTGCCCCTGGCCGCACCCCTGgcagagggctgggccctgccctcgGGGCCCCGCTGTCTGCACCTGGAGAAGGGGCCCCAGGGCTTCGGGTTCTTGCTCCGGGAGGAGAAGGGCCTTGGTGGTCGCCTCG GGCAGTTCCTGCGGGAGGTGGACCCGGGGCTGCCGGCCGACAAGGCTGGGATGCAGGCTGGGGACCGGCTGGTGGCCGTGGCCGGGGAGAGTGTGGAGGGGCTGGGCCACGAGGAGACGGTGTCCAGGATCCGAGCTCAGGGCTCCCGCGTGGCGCTCACTGTCGTGGACCCCGAGGCGGACCGCTTCTTCAGAATG GTGCGCCTGTCCCCGCTCCTCTTCCTGGAGAGCGCGGAGGCCCCCGCCTCGCCGCAGAGCACCCGCCCGGCCCCCGGGGCTGAGCCCGAGGGCCCACCTGGGGAagacacagccctgcctcccgccccgcGTGGCTCCCGCCAGTGCTGCTTGTACCCCGGGCCCGGCGGCGGCTATGGCTTCCGCCTCAGCTACGTGGCCAGCGGGCCCCGCCTCTCCATCGCCCAG GTGACGCCAGGGGGCGCGGCTGCCCGGGCGGGGCTGCAGCCGGGAGACGAGATCCTGGAGGTGAACGGGCGCCCTGTGGCCGGAGAGCACGGCGTGGCCAGGCTCCACCAGCTGGCCGAGGCCGAGCCCCCTCTGTGCCTGAAGCTGGGGGCCAGGTCTCCGCGGGGCTG GAGCGGGCTGTAG